The Helianthus annuus cultivar XRQ/B unplaced genomic scaffold, HanXRQr2.0-SUNRISE HanXRQChr00c076, whole genome shotgun sequence nucleotide sequence AGGTTTTTCATTTGAGAATTCAGAAGTACTTAAGTGGGCAATTTGCGAGAGCAGCAAGCCAGGGCGTTCAACCTCCAGgtctttgtttttatttattttttcaactttttgaaacataaataagtaaataattaCATCTTTTTTACTTAATTGCTGTCACAGTGAACGGTGGGTATTGCATTCTACAGAACAATATGCGGAAAGCATAATTGCTCGGGCTGGACTTCAAAAGCCTTCAAATGCAGCATTAACAGAAATTGCTGAAGAACTATTTCAAGAATTTCAGAGAACTGGACTTGATATCTCTCTCCCATTCTTCAAGAAAGCTCATAGATGGTTTGTCTCCCGTTTTCCAGCTTGTTTAATAATGacttgttaagttatattatgaTAATTTATTTAGATGTTTATTTGCATGTGATGCAGGGGAAGTGCTTTTCCAGCAACAAGTGTATCAAAAAATGAAAAATGCATATGGGATGCACACAAGAAATTAGCTATTTGTGGTGACTTTTGTGTGAGCCCAAATGTTCAAGGTGCGATCCTAAGTGGATTTACTGCTGCTGCATCTATATTTTCTGAAACAGTAAGTCGTTTATAGCGATAGTCAATCGGTCAAACTTAATTATTATTGGTAACTGTCATCTTCTATCTGTTGAGTTGGAACTTACAAATTTGTATATTGTAATTCTTTTATGTAATAATGGCTGTTGTAATACACAACAGAAAACTTGTACTCTTTAGTGTCATATATCCATTATCTGGTTGGTAGACAATCAAATTGTTCACTACATTAAGAACATTTTAAAAAGATGTGACAATTTGATTTATTTACTTACATGAAGCAGTGGTAGATATAGTTTTTAAAATcacattattataattatatataagaAAAACAGGTGTCTTAGGGGAGGCGGGGCGGTCCGTGATGGATCCCCCGTCACGCGTTATACGATCACGCACACCGCCGCCGCATGTATTATCACGCGTGAAATTTTCAACAAGTGGAGAATATCACGCGTTGAAAGTTTGAAAAATTCGAACGTTAGCTTGTTTATGACCGTTGAATAACGGTAAACtcaataaaaaaaaacctttaaacccTTTATCTATTTATATCTCCATTTTAAACCATTTTACACACACCAATCTACATCTTTAAACCATTTTAAACCCATTTCACACAATCtacatctttctcaaatggagttccctacggattcgacgtttccgatgtctagcgatagcgataccgagtcgtcttccgacaatgagacgctaaaatattttgtgtcggtgtataacgaacttgatgccgagtcgtcccgcccaaagaagaagatggtagaccgtgatcgtatacgtgccaacgGAGTGTTAATGAACgttagagatcggtttcgtttacccaaagaattatttttaaagattgttggagacatcaaagcaagcgaggaatggtttcaagaacgttacgatgcgaggggcaaaccaagtttcacgccgatacaaaaatgcacgtctgccattcgccaactagcgacgggtaaccctcccgatcaaagaagacggacgtgcaatatccctagattgggtgccggatcctcctacacaagttcaagttccacaaaaTATCCAACAAGAATTGCGTaatgaagaaactcactttcggttgagatacgatttaatcgaactagtaggttctctaggtttggagtttcatgagtcggacgaggagtaggttgtttttttttttttttaaattgtagtctaaaatatttctagtatgttaaattgaagtagtatgttttaattttaatgaaatttataattttagtgttttattgttaatttctaacttaaaataaaaaattaaaaaaattgtgagtgatggaattctatcactagtaaTGACTACCGCCACtacaattctatcactagtgatagaatagtgGGTGATGACATGACAGGAGTTGATTGGatattgggagtgatagaattatataactagtgaccacccccattCCCCTTAGGAATAGTACCTAAAACACACTtctatttcttttttattttttctttagcaaatttacaaaaatgccatTAACCTATGGTTTTTTATGTTTGTGTGTATTTAACCCTTCAACTTCTAGTATTGCCACTCACACCCCTCAGCTTTTTTTaaactttgtaaaatgtcattttgaccCCCCTCAagttttacgtgcttattttttatgtatgtgtcaaatacaatacattttcatgcttatttttatgtacgttttttgttggtctacgttttgttcagaaacgagtcgggtcaaatataatacatgtTCACTAggcggtataaattcgagttactttacgtttcgacTCTGTCGCAACGCGTAGTACCATTCTTTAATGtaaaaaacactattttcttaCGTGCTTATTATTAACTACGTTTCGTTATAAATCCAAGTTCGTATATGTttacgttttcgtgcttattttcatGTGCACTTTTAGTTCTACGTTTTAACGTTAATTTTGTTCGAAAACGAGTCGGGTCAGATATGTGACTGTCACGGTATAAGTTCAAGTTAGTTTAAGTTTTGACGCTGCCGCAACGAGCAAGTCAAAATACTAGTTTAAAACATTGGTTATATAAGAAAATAATATGTTTACGGGCCAACCTGTTTTTATGCGGGCCAGTTAGCTATCCTGCCAGCTCATGGATCAAAAGCATCGGTGTGCATCGACAAGCTTCTGGCTGATGTATGTATATGTGCAGAAGCTGGTGTCTGGGCAGAAAATGTGAAGGACTGAAGGTAAACATGTGCAATGGCATGCAATGTGACAAGGTGGTGTTTCCACTACTTTCTGTTTTAACATATGAAGCTGTAAAACTTCATTTCATAAAGGATTTGTTGGTAAGGTTTTGCTTATAAAGCTAGTAGTATAAGAAACTAGAGGTTgcaaaatgtaatgtaatgtgttgCGATATACGGGTCGAACACAACATGACACAACACATTTAACATGACTAGTGAAAATGAAGACAACATGTTTAACTAAACGTGTTGTTTTCTTAAACACTAAAATGGGCATGCTTAATAGGCGGGCTACATGACACGAAACAACACACTTAACACGATTAAAGGTAAGCGGTTCAATAACATAAATGATATGAAACAACTTGGTTAAATCAATTAAATACATTTGTCGTGTCAACCTATCTAACACGATAAGTTAATATGGTGCTATACATGTCATAAAGAAATGAAGAAGGTTGATCCCGATTTTAATAAAATACCAACCTACTATATGAAAACGTACTATTACTTTGTTGTTTGCAAATATGAAAACGTACTATTACGTAGTTGTTTGCAAACTAATTTCTGTTGTGGGAACTAGGGGTTTTTTATATAAGAAACGGAGTTTGCTTATCATATATTTTTGCAGTTACATTTATTACCTTTATTTTGTATAAGTTTGATTTATATCTGGTGTAAAATTCCTAGTATTTTTGCGTTTTCAACCAGAGACCTTCTAGAGTACCATTCGGCTTTAAGAGGTTCGGAAAGGAAGAAAGAGGCGGTGCAAGGCATCATTATTATAGCGTGTTGGTGCCTTTGGCGTGCTAGGAATAATGTTTTGTTCTCTGATTCGCTGGTCAAGATCGGAAACATCTTAAGCGAGGTTAAAGCCTTAGGTTTTTTATGGTTTTCTCATAGATCGAAGCATAAAGGTATTGAGTGGAAAGATTGTTGttcttttgtaaatatgtaatctCGTTGTAGCCTCGGTTGGGCCGGCCTATTTTGGGTCAGTTGCGTTTGTTAATgaagtttacttttcaaaaaaaaaatatctatAAATAGAATATTTACATTTTATATATAGAGAGAGCAGGGGCGCAGCTTAGGCTACCCCCGAGGGGGcacccgccccccccccccctgaacTTATCGATGCGTAGTGTTATGAATAGTACTTTCGTATAGGTATATACGTTGCCGCCCCCTACGGTTTCGGAAAAATTGGGGGGGGGGTGTGGCTTCGGCAAtgatatatagggttaggttaacgtacaatatcccttatcgtacaatatgtacGCGCTTATCCCAGCCATCAGATCTTCATCcacattgaaatcgcatgttggttttttgtaactatttcgcatgttggttttttgtaactatttcgcatgttggtttttttaacatgcgatttcatcaaaattaccacatgcgaaattgttacaaaaccaacatgcgatttcatcaaaattatcacatgcgaaattgttacaaaaaccaacatgcgatttcatcaaaattatcacatgcgttTTCATCCATGCTAATTTATAACATGCGATGTCACATCGTGTACGTAGCGTACGTTAAGGGATATTATATAGTAcactttctctatatatatatatatatatatattggtacATTCTAGCTCTAGCTTCTTGCTAGTAGCATTTTTCTTCTCCTGGGTTTGTCTTAgcataggttttttttttttttttttttttttttttttttgcaacttTTTAGACCGTATATTGTTGGGGTTTAAAATTCATGGACAACAGACGTGGAAGAGACATGGCAGGACCTCTGCAGACATGACATAGTGAGGAAGCTGAACTTTGTAGAATAGAGATGAGAGAGAAAAGTTGTGTGGTTCGTGAGGGCAATCTCTTGGTAGACTGATATGGATACGTCCTTAACCTCACACGTTGTTGATACTCTTATAAATTCAACGTTTGTGGTGTGTTTTTTAAAACACGATATAAAAGATATTAGAAGAATTCTTATTATTTTCGCATTATTTTCTGTTCATCCCTTTCCTAATTATCGGGATCCTCAATTGTATTATTTAAACCCAATGGCTTAATAGAAATCCCAATTACCTTTGATATCATATTTTTATGGTATTAGAGCAGGTTCTCTAAAACACCATCAAACCCTAATCAATCCTTATGGCCAATTTCTAATAAAAGTATTAGACCGGGTTCTCTACAATTACCTTTGATATCATATTTTTATGGTATTAGAGCGGGTTCTCTAAAACACCATCAAACCCTAATCAATCCTTATGGCCAATTTCTAATAAAATTTTGTTAGCCGttcaaaaatattaataataactaaataaatcttatttatcaataaaattttgttagccgttcaaaaatatattaataataactaAATAAATCTTATTTATGAAAAATAAGTAATTTTCATAATATAAATTacgcaaattggaaaataataatctcatctttctgaaattggccgataataattccaagttagttattagccaataataatctgacatcgtccaattttttttgtaaaatagtccgtcgttaaaatagcttaacggagttaagtttttttccgaattacaaaccgatgttttaaggcttttgattagaacgagaatacgagtcgattgatgtaaaacttacttcaaAATATTGtccccaacccacgaaaacggtgcttcaattcgggtgtttaacttctaattaacaaaattcaagccatttcgaacacaatttcgaggtaaattttacatcaatcgactcgtatcctcgttctgatcaaaagccttAAAACATccgtttgtaatttggaaaaaaacttaactccgttaaccTTATTTTAACGGCGgtatattttacaaaaaaaaaattggacgaagtcggattattattggctaataactgacttgggattattatcagccaatttcagaaagatgtgattattattttccaatttgcctataaATTAGCAACGCATGTTGGATTGTGTTGTTGTATCCCaagtgaaggggtatggtcccagatctcgcgtcagcatcgaccgcgagtgaccattacccttatcaaaacccccaccagttaacaacctacttgtgcccatgcgagaacgcatTGACACAAGgggtgaatccaatctatctagtaacgaaggaggacttacatggaacatgagaacggtagagtgatgcgacatagcatcacatctggtgtatgaaaacggaagtattcacagcgatgcggcctcgcaccgcgtccagtgaacacttctatcaatacaaggaagctggagaacagcaacagtcaccacaggcgacgatgcggccagcaccgcatctcgcgtatttcttgatcactagcaagagacgcgataacatcagatgttaccgcggacagcgatgcggctagcaccgcatcctatacgctcaacaagtgggactgacaccacagtgcaagtggaaccaatggcagtcacctgtcagatctacggaagcgacagactgacgtggcgtcgtctcaacggccgacatgtctgacacacctgcaaaggtgcagcatgccgtcagtctatccatccacctcctccttcactcctcggctataaataccaaccccaaaccaggtttgaggtatctctacacaactctctcactactactactatcttactttgcttcccaagcaaactactgattctcacgccggagagtggtaacaaggagcacccccaccccatcctccttattacgagtcacggtttgtttccttgtgcaggagatcaacccaccggtgatccagccagcgatcctcgagaggaagggattaacccttcttgacgagaccagtgagttaaccctgcccggttaaccattgtttcatcattggcgcccaccgctactcttagcactttttcgaTCATCCTTTGTCCTCTCTCaaaatcatgactgatcaccaaaacaatactACAGGGGATAATCCACTCCCCACCAACACAGGAAATGTGGGGAGTACCCCACCGGAACCGAATCCGGGCCATATCGGCACATCAacgcaaaggggtccatccctaacgttcgggcatgacttatcacagtacgcatctgtgatccccccGAACATGGACCCCCACATCTGGTATGACCAACAGGCCaccctgctggccgcaacatacaaccgcgcttgtgcggaagcgcacATACAAGCTGGGCcaaccccagcaccgcacacccctgccgatcgtattttacaatacgaaggcagggcgcgttcacgtccagcttcgagaagcaGACGTGAGGACCGCagatcatcttactgttcggtccacacaatcaacgaggatgattccgcATACGAgtcccacaccaggggaccagtgcatacccgcctaggtcctTATGCTGAGGACAGACGACGGTCTgcatcccgacatggctctggaattcagagccggttgggcccacaaccatacaccgaagggtatggtcgtaccgacccggatGACCGTACATATTGTGGGGATTCACATGACAcctgcagcagaccgggaggacgcaactatgttcctcccactcacccccgcagtacatacctcagggctgcaaaatgccctgagaaccagccctataggccgaaagctgcggccgaaaactccaaattcgccccgcgaatagcccacgcccatgtcaccacaataaaattcccattcaacgttgggaaatatagtggttcatccgacccggatgaccacatgaacattttcatagGCGTAGGGTGCAACGGCCAGTTGGacgaacccacttggtgcaattttttcccccagacccttacgggtctggccagggcttggttcgattctttacCAGTGGCATCACTGGACTCATTCGAGGACTTTCATGCCAAGTTTCTCGCTCATTTTAGCCAACAACGACGTCACACGCGtgactcgttggacgtcatgaatatctggcgcagagacaacGAATCCCTAGAAGCATTCGTTGTCCGATACAATAAGGAGTGCCTGGAAATAGGCGACGTGGCAGatcaaatggcacggaaccatttcatcagGGCCGTGAAAGATAGGCAGATAGTCATGACCATCTCCGGCAAAGAAGGcctgcctaaaaaatgggaagatgtcatgaccgcagtcaagacatatgcccagacacagcggtccctCGAACCGCATGTGACAAAGGCAGAACCCCAGGCCGAAACTTCCAACCacgggtccaagcgtaacaataaacgcaaccgggacgtagggaatagcgatatttccaaaccatacgtcccgcggaccaacccgtttgacccgagGAAACGCAGCCCTCAACGGGACAATCGGGcaccaaagaaagattctcgggaccgtaactggaccgagatcaacaTGTCGCCAAGCGAGGTCCTTCTTGCGGACCcgcaattcttgcgaccggcccaaccggtgaagtccaagaaaaatcaggacctcacactctactgtgagtatcacaaggactcgggccacaccaccaacaactgcatcagtctccgactggagattgagcgggccttaaaagaggggaaactgcaacaccttttgccaggtgggcaaaaacccaccaagcgcatcacccctcatggcgaaggtacctcttCCGGAAAGAgaaccatgtacgtggcttccacccacatgatcaacggaggcaaaggtaGGTCGCGCAAAGCagcgagaaggccggacaatgactggaaagacgagcaagtcgtctttccaaaagtccgaggcggaccgcgcgacaggcgcgccgtcgttattacaggccaactggcacattactgcaccgagcgtctattcatcgacccgggcagtacttctgacataatctacgaacaatgcttcaaccagttcgaccaggaggacaaagatcggttgcaagcagtagattacccattggccgggttcgcaggggaaactgtctttcccctgggccagatcacttttcctgtgcgtcttaccaGCGGTAGACACACAAGAATagaggaggtaaacttcatggttttacctcacacctccagatatgacgtactccttgggagagaatcccaaggagatttcaatatgattacatccgtcccccactctgccgtcggttttccaaccgaatcgggggtcgcgataatctacgcacgaAAAGACGTCATGATGACGGACGAACTACGTCcaaccaaggtcgcaaggcctacCCCCAGTAACCAACCGgagaaatgggttctcaacgcgagatacccagaacaaaaggttacattgggtcacgccttgtcaccgaccacaagagcgcacctgaagcagcttctcttcgggaaccaagacattttcaCATGGACACCCGTAGACATGATAGGGGTCccgcgtgatattgcgcaacaccACTTGAATACCtcaccaggtatcaagccggtgatccaaggccaacgccaccttgggtccgctaaaaatcaggcgatgcaagagcaagtcgaagaactgctctccgcaggcatcctgcgggtagtcaaataccagacttggttatccaacccagttatggtagaaaaaccatccgggggctggcgcatgtgcgtcgattacaaagaccttaacaaagcctgccccaaggattgttacgcacttccagaaatcgacgaaaaggtcgataatctcgcaccattcagatggaagtgtttcctcgattgctacaaagggtaccatcaggtCCAAATGGcgatcgaggatgaagacaaaacggcattccgcactcccaccgggaattactgttatacaaaaatgccgtttgggttgcgcaacgcgggcgcaacctatcaaaagctgatgaacgacactttccgcggccaaataagcaaaagtgtcgagatctacatggacgacctagtcgtcatgagcatggaggaagataccatgctcacagacattgaaagaacattccagactctgcgaagcgttaacataaagctcaatccagggaaatgctcgtttggaatggaagaaggcaaattccttgggttcatcgtgacaaaagatggattcaaggtaaacccggagaaagttcaggcgatcgagcgcatgccatcgccttcatcgatgaaagatatgcaacgattagccggcaggctagcggcactcaacagattcttagccaaccatgcagctaagtcttatcctttcatcaagaccctgcggaactatttaaagaaagaaaaattccagtggaccgcagacgCCGAAAacgccttccgggaaatgaaggagtgtttgatacaactcccaaccttAACCGCACCTCGCAAGGaggagccactcatattatacctatctgccgcggacaacgcggtaggtgtggtattgatagtggagcgggagggggttcaaacacccatctattacatcagcaagatgctcaacgacccagaaacaaggtactcaataatggaaaaattggtattagcactagtgcacgcatcaagaaggttgcgacgctacttcgcgaaccatgtcatcacggtgctaaccaattacaggatcggcccgatcctatccaaacctaacatttctgggagattagcaaaatgggcaatagagctgggcgcgcacacgttgaactacaaaccgcgccccgcgataaaaggccaaatcttagctgatttcgctgccgaagtaccggtgaatcgcatccaagaatgcgaacaagcacaaaaccctgcaccaacgccatcttcctcagaaacttgggcactatttaccgacggtgcctccaacgaggaaggtgcgggcgcaggtctgcgactcgtcagccctgatggccaagagcttacatatgccatccgcctcgatttcaaaagcacaaataacgaggccgaatatgaagccctactggcaggactacgtttagcagtcaaactcggcgtgcagcatctggaagcacacgtcgactctctgttggttgcaggacaaatacgcggcgattatgccgcaaagggggatatcatgatcctctatctcgagcaagccctgcaactaacctcccaattcgcttcgttcaatatccgacatattaatcgaagtgaaaacaagtccgcggatgcactatcaaaacttgcatccaccagcttccagcacttggcaaaggagatatgcatcgaaattctacaaaattcttcggtacccctgcgccaagtcaacgtcattcaatatggtacaacatcatggatgacacctatcatcgcatatctgcaatcaggtgtgactcccgaaagcaagtcagaggcacgcaagctacaatacaaagcgtgccattatcaaatgggagacggtatcttataccgcaaatcatacctaggaccactactacgatgcgtcaacccccaggatgccacatacctcatccgagagatacacgagggcatatgtggcacaCATGCTGGAccgcgcatggtagtggccaaaatcatgaatgccgggtattactggcccggcatgcacctggacgccgtcaaagagttgcgcaaatgcatcgactgtcaacgtcatgctccaaaaactttgcggccaaagaacaacttagtccccgtcacaaccgcatggccctttcagaaatgggcaattgacattgtgggacctttccctgacgctccgggtgcggtcaaatttatcatagtagcggatgattacttcacaaaatgggtagaagcaaaaccgctcgcctcgaccactgctatgataacaagaaaat carries:
- the LOC118489726 gene encoding renalase-like: FSFENSEVLKWAICESSKPGRSTSSERWVLHSTEQYAESIIARAGLQKPSNAALTEIAEELFQEFQRTGLDISLPFFKKAHRWGSAFPATSVSKNEKCIWDAHKKLAICGDFCVSPNVQGAILSGFTAAASIFSETVSRL